From Nocardia sp. NBC_00416:
CAGACGCTGTACAAAGTGGTGCTGCCGGCCGCGATGCCCACCATCGTCTCCGGTCTGCGGATCGCGCTGGGGTTGTCCTGGGTGATCCTGGTGGTCGGGGAGACCGTGGGCATTCGAGTGGGCCTCGGCGCCCTGATAACCCAGGCGCGGGAACAGTCCCGTACCGACCTCATCGTCGCTGTCATGATCGTGATCGGCCTGGCCGGGTTCCTGGCGGACCGGATCATGATGCTCGCCGTGCGGCTGCTCGTGGGGCGGCGTCCCCTTCTCCCATGACCCTCTCCCGGATCAGGTGATCACCATGAAGATCTACTCCACGCGCCGCCGGCCGCGCCGCCCCGCCCGGATCGTCGTCGAGGGCCTCGGCAAACGCTATCCGGGCGCGCCCGGTTTCGCGGTGGACGAGGTGTCGCTGGATATCGCCGCCGGCGAATTCGTCTGCGTCGTCGGCGCCAGCGGCTGCGGAAAATCCACACTGCTGCGGATCCTCGCCGGATTCGAGACCGCGACGCAGGGGTCGGTGGAAGTCGGCGACGAGCCGGTCACCGGCCCCGGCCCCGACCGCGGCGTCGTCTTCCAGGACTACGGCCTGTTCCCCTGGCTGACCGTCGCCGAGAACATCGCCTACGGCCCGAAACAGGCCCGGATGACCCGCGACGATATCCGCGAGACCACCGACCGGTGCCTCGGGACCGTCGGGCTCACCCGCGTGCGCGACTCCTTCCCGCA
This genomic window contains:
- a CDS encoding ABC transporter ATP-binding protein, which produces MKIYSTRRRPRRPARIVVEGLGKRYPGAPGFAVDEVSLDIAAGEFVCVVGASGCGKSTLLRILAGFETATQGSVEVGDEPVTGPGPDRGVVFQDYGLFPWLTVAENIAYGPKQARMTRDDIRETTDRCLGTVGLTRVRDSFPHQLSGGMQQRVAIARVLANRPAVMLMDEPFGALDALTRTDMQTELTRIHQDSGVTIVFVTHSVEEAVYLSDRVVVMAGGSAHGTTGQVREIVEIGLPRVREVTAPEFNDYKRRIDALIHQGNRAAA